The genomic window GGGCGGCCGCCCGCGCGCTGCGGGAGCGGGAGGACGCGCTGGCCGGCGCCGTGCCCAGGCCGCGCTCCGGCGCGCACGACGCGGACACCGGCACCGACATCGGCAGCGGTGTGAACGTCGGCTCGCCGCCGGCGGCCCGGGAGGACTCCTGAGTCGGTCTCCCGGGCCGGGCGGCGCTCAGACGACGAGCGGCAGGTGCTCGTAGCCGCGCACGGTGCTGGTGTGCAGCCGCACCGCGCGGTCGTGGTCGACCTGGTAGTCGGGGAAACGGCGCAGGGTCTCCTCGATCCCGATCCGGCCCTCCATCCGGGCGAGCGCCGCGCCCAGGCAGAAGTGGGCGCCACGGCCGAACGCCACATGGCCGTCGAACTTACGGCGGATGTCGTAGCGGTCCGGGTCGGTGTACTTGCGCCCGTCCCGACCGGCCGACCCGGTGAGCAGGAGAACCTTCGAGCCCGTCGGGATCGTCGTTCCGTGCAGCTCGACGTCGTTCTTGAGCAGGCGGCCCTGCACGGGGGACGGCGCCTCGTACCGCAGCGTCTCCTCGACGGTGTTCGACAGCAGCGACGGGTCGGCGGCCAGCTCGGCCCGCTGGTCGGGATGCGCCGCGAGCAGCACACACGCCCAGCCGAGCAGCCGGGCGACGGTCTCCGTCCCGGCGCTGACGATCTCGTTCGTGACCGACGCCGCCTCCGGCGTGGTCAGCCGGCGGCGCTCACCGCTCTCGTCGGTGACCTCGGCCTCGGCGAGGCCGGTGATCATGTCGTCGCGCGGCGACCGGCGGCGGTCCTCGATCAGCCCGGCGAAGTAGGTGCGCAGCTTGATCGTGGCGGCGTGGGAGGTCTCGTTGATCATCCCGACGCCCTCCTCGATGTGGAAGGTCAGGTCGATGGTCCGGCGTACCTCCTCCCGGTCGGCCGGGTCGACCCCGATCAGCTGGGAGATCACCTTCGACGGGAGCTGCGCGGCGAAGTCGGTGATGTAGTCGAACCCGCCCGCGCCGATCCGCGGGTCGAGCATCTCCGCGCACAGGGCGCGGATGTGCTCCTCGAGCGCGGCGATCCGGCGCGGGGTGAAGGCCCGGGACACCAGCGACCGCAGCAGGTGGTGGGCCGGGGCGTCCGAGAAGATCATGAAGCCGGGCGGCATCGGCTCCGGCTTCATGATCTCCAGGATCGTGCCGTGCGCGGAGCTGTAGGTGTCCGTGTTGACATGGGCGGCGTCGATGTCGGCGTGCCGGGAAAGCGCGTAGAAATCGAACTTGTCGTTACGGTAAACGGGCTCCTCGTCACGCATCCGCTTCCAGAGCGGGTACGGATTGACGTCGATCACCTCGTCGAAGGGATCCCAGTATAATTCTTTCACTGTCATAGATCTCCTCGTCGCTTTCGTCGGGCCGACTTCCGCCGGCCGGCGCTTGTCGGCACGGCGGTCACGTTTTCTTCTGGACGGTCCTTCTGGACAGTTTGAGCCACCCGGCCGGGCCCGCACAAACGACGAATGCCCGGCGTGACCTGCGCCACCACGGTCCCGCCCGCACGCCACCACGGTCCGGCCGCGGGTCCGGCCACCCGGTGGGCAAGCCGGGCGGCGGTTGACGGGCACGACGGGCACGAGATCCCCCTCCGGGGACGGTCGGGCGCCCTTCGGGGACGAACGGTGCGGACGCGGACGCTGGTAACGTCGGAGAGTGTCCTGGGCCGAACGCGCCGCCGACCGCTCACCGTCGGTTCAGCGTTCGAGATCGCGCAGTATGCGTCAGGCGAGGGTCATCGTCGAGGCCGCCGAGCGGCTCATCCTGGTCAACGGCGCCCGTTTCACGACGCAGGAGCTCGTGAAGGAAGCCGGCATCGCGACGCAGACCTTCTACCGGCATTTCACCGGCAAGGATCAGCTGCTGCTGGCCGTCATCGAGGACATCATCGCGGACCAGACCGAGCGTTACGAGGCGTCCGCCCGGCATCTGCCGGACCCGGTCGCCCGACTGCGCCACTACGTGCGGTCCGCGGTGTCGTCGCTGAACGCGCCGGGCTGGGAGGGTGCCGGGGCCCGGTTCATCCCCGCCGAGCACTGGCGCCTGCACCAGCTCTACCCGGAGGAACTGGCGCACGCCACCCGGCCGTTCGCGGACCTGGTCGCCCGTGAGCTGACCGCGGCGCGGGAGGCCGGCCTGCTCACCCCGCGGCACATCGAGCGCGACGCCACGGTGGTCGCCCGGCTGGTGACGTCCGTCTACCACCATCACGCTTTCACCAGGACGGACGAGTCGGCCGAGTCGATCGGCGACCACCTGTGGACGTTCTGCCTGGCGGCCCTCGGCGGCAGCCCACGCCCCGAACAGCCCGCCCTACCCCACCAGACTCCCCCCGGCCCGGCCGCCAACCCCCAGACCGAGCTAATCCCCAGACCG from Parafrankia discariae includes these protein-coding regions:
- a CDS encoding cytochrome P450; the encoded protein is MTVKELYWDPFDEVIDVNPYPLWKRMRDEEPVYRNDKFDFYALSRHADIDAAHVNTDTYSSAHGTILEIMKPEPMPPGFMIFSDAPAHHLLRSLVSRAFTPRRIAALEEHIRALCAEMLDPRIGAGGFDYITDFAAQLPSKVISQLIGVDPADREEVRRTIDLTFHIEEGVGMINETSHAATIKLRTYFAGLIEDRRRSPRDDMITGLAEAEVTDESGERRRLTTPEAASVTNEIVSAGTETVARLLGWACVLLAAHPDQRAELAADPSLLSNTVEETLRYEAPSPVQGRLLKNDVELHGTTIPTGSKVLLLTGSAGRDGRKYTDPDRYDIRRKFDGHVAFGRGAHFCLGAALARMEGRIGIEETLRRFPDYQVDHDRAVRLHTSTVRGYEHLPLVV
- a CDS encoding TetR/AcrR family transcriptional regulator, with the translated sequence MRQARVIVEAAERLILVNGARFTTQELVKEAGIATQTFYRHFTGKDQLLLAVIEDIIADQTERYEASARHLPDPVARLRHYVRSAVSSLNAPGWEGAGARFIPAEHWRLHQLYPEELAHATRPFADLVARELTAAREAGLLTPRHIERDATVVARLVTSVYHHHAFTRTDESAESIGDHLWTFCLAALGGSPRPEQPALPHQTPPGPAANPQTELIPRPKRVV